The Lathyrus oleraceus cultivar Zhongwan6 chromosome 5, CAAS_Psat_ZW6_1.0, whole genome shotgun sequence genome includes the window atttaaatattaattttataaatttaATTTCTATTTAAAATCAATATTGTATTTACGTGTCTACTCAATTTTTAATAATCAAAACATTTGAAACTATATTTTAGAGAACATACAGTATAATACAATAAAGTAAGATGTATTGATAATGTGAGCGGAAGGATACTCTATaattttgagtttttttaaaGAGTGCAACAGGGTCAATTTAGAATGGAGTGATTAAATAATCATATGAATAGTGTCTatattatttctaaaaaaaattaGCAAATTTTTTTAAGGTTTGCATCTAGTTTAGAATTGAGGATGTTGGATTAACTAAGAAATTCAATAGATATTGTCCGTGGGCAAATCCCTTATCAAAACTCAAATATTTCTATTATATGCATTATAGAGAAAAACAATCAATGAAATCAGATTGAGTTTTACAATTATGTGTAATATCATTGATTCTAATGCAACACCAAACAATATTGCAACAgatattaataaataaaatgaagCTAGACAAAATGCAAATTCAAGAATAATTAACTTGATATATATTATAATGACTTACCGGGAGGTGGACCAAAAGGAGGAAGTTGTGGGTCATGCCTTGGATTTGGTTCTGGTTTATCATAATCGTCTATTTCGAACTCAATATTTTGGGTATCTGCTTACAATTATTAACAACatttaaaaattataatattttggattttttttaaatCAATAATGTATTTTAAAGAATGTACAATAGAATACATTAAGGCAATATGTACCGATAATATCTAGAATTTTGAGTTTTTTAAGAGTGCTATAGAGTTATATTTTGAATGGATTGATTATGGAAATTCCATTGTAATTCCTCTTAAGATTACATTTTGCTATCATAGGATTTATTCGAATACTAATAACTGTTGAGAAATATATATTACATTGACTTACCGAGAGGTGGACGAGAAGGAGGGGGGTGTGGATCATGCCTTGGATTTGGCTCTGGTTTACCATAATCCTCTATTTCGAACTCAACATTTTGGATATCTATTTAGAAACGTTAACAACatttaaaaattataatattttggATTTCTTTTTAAAATCAATAATATATTTATGTGTCTATTCCATTTCTATTAATCAAAACATTTGAAACAATATTTTAGAGAATATACAATAGAATATGTACTAATAATGTGAGCTGAATGATACTCTAAAATTTTGAGTTTTTTAAGAGTGTTATAGAGTCATATTTTGAATGTAGTGATTAAATAGTATCTATATTATTTCATAAAAAATTAGCAGAATTTTTGAAGGTTTGGATCGAGGATGTTGGATTAACTAAGAAATTCAATGGATATTGTCTCTGGATAAATATCGAATCAAAACTCAATATTACTATTATATGAAATACAGAGAAAAACAAATCAACCAAATCAGATTGAATTTAACAATTATGTTCAATATCATAGATTCTAATGCATTTGGGATCAAACACCGATTTATCATAATTGTCTATTTCGAATTGAAAAGTTTGGATATATGTTTAAAATCAATACCTCTATTAAACAACAAAATTGAAAATATGTTTTTTTAGAACATAAAATAGATTTTTTTAGAACATACAATAGATTAATATTAATGTGGACTAAAGAGGATAATCTAGGATTCTTAAGTTTTCATAAAGGGCTACAAGCAGCTATGTGATTTCTAAAAAATTTAGTAGAATTTTTAAAGGTTTATATGTCTAGCATAGGATTGAGGATGTTAGATTGACAAAGAAATGAATATTTTCTATGGACAAATATTGAATCAAAACTCAAATAATACAAAATAAAACACATTATTAATCAATATATAATGATTGAGTAAAAAaaacaaatcaaataaaaaaacACCTTTGGGTGTGTTCCTAGCAGAGCACTGTGCCGCATAGATGAGTAAAAGGCCTAGCAAGCTTAGTCTCATTATGAAAACCATGTTTTGTATAAAATTATTATTTCTTGTATTGGcttcttatatatatatatcatgaaatatattattattttggCAAAATCTTTAAATTATCATTAAATGTTATAGATTTGATTACTTTTTATTTATTGTATTAActattatttataaatttaaaaaatactatgtatttaaaaaatattaaaactaCTTAAGAATTCAAATTATGGAAGGGAGAGCTTACTTTTAGGTTTGAATACTTTGAATGTAAGATTGCCAACTTACCATTTGTATGAATAAGAAAATTTTCATCTTTAACGTGAATTGATTTCTTTAACTATTAAGTTACAACATCCATTAgatattttttttcttcaattcgtcttaaatttttaattaaaaaaattacaaCATTCTAAGCATTTGAAAAAAAAGTTTATTTAAATACTTTATTTTTGGTGTACTGGTTTAACGGCCAGCCTTTTAATAGTGGTCTTGCAATTAAATATTTAGGGATATTCAAATTAACTAATTATTTGGATGGTCTATATCTATATTTAAATTCGATTATTAAAATTAgttaattattattataattttaacAAAATTTATATTTTAGACATGTTTTCAATTAGATTTTAACAAAATATATATTTTGATCATCcatatttaaaattaaaaaaaattaatctattttttgaaaataaaagtaaataaattttcaaaaaagttgtttttattcttttctgataattttttaataaaattaactatctttttaaaaaaattatctggaaataaaataaatgacttctagatttttaaaaaaattgaaaaaacaAAATGTATGATTtctttttctaaaaaaaaaataTTCTTCAAAAAGAAAGTCTTTAAAAAGATTATTTGATTATGGATATAACTAATTTATAACcatttaaaaaaattgattagAAAATTAACTCTCCATGAGCATTCCTATAGATATAGTTGTTAATGAATAGGGCTGGAAATGAGTCAAGTCGAGTCGAACCCGTCGTCAGCTCAACTCGACTCGATAAGAATTGGTTTAGCTCGAAACTCGACTCGAGTTCGACACGAACTTTTTTTTAAGCTCGAACTCGACTCGTTTTAAGTTCTTGAACAACTCGGTTCAACTCGTTAGGTTCAGTTTGTTTACTTCACGGActaaaaagtcattttttaaaatttaattttttttattatatttgacattttaaattattctttttaaaagaaaaatattaaaataaaataaagctTTCAAGCGATAAATTTAAAAGTCTAATTCAAAAACTATTCTTTTTGAGTTTAAGTTTGTCTCAAAAACTAttacaaatataataaaatagTACAACAAAAACTATTAGAAATTGATACATTCCCATCACAAAATGATTATTCAACTTCAATCTTCATTACACCAACTGTCAACTGATTTACTGTCATAGCTAATAAGAAAAGGATAACCTGCAAGATAGAAGAGGATAATTTTTAAGCCAATTAAATTAATATATCAGAATACCAACACAACATGATCATGGTATGCTATTCTAAATCAATTACTTCTATAAataaattcattttaaatataTCACAAATAGCAGTACATTTAAAATATATCACAAATATCAGTACTTCATATATCACAAATAGCAGTACCTTAAATCAATTCTttttaaattcatgaaatttCTAGATTTATGTTACAACATTGGTATGGTTTGAACACCATATTAAAGCTCACAAATTAATATACAATGCAACTACCTTTTAAATATATCACAGTTAACCCAATACTAGTTCCTCATATATAACAAATAGCAGTACTTTAAATGATTAATTCTttttaaattcatgaaatttCTAGATTTATGTTACAACACTGGTATGGTTTAAACACCCTATTAATTGTATGAGATGCTAACAACTAACAAGTAATAAAGACTAAATACACAGTTAATTATACAACAATCTCACTCACCTGCATTAATAGCTCTCTATTTATCATCAAGGGAATAATGTAATTTCTGTTTGCACTTGCTCCACCTATTAATAAAAAGAAGAATTTAGTTTTAAAAATTATCAATGCTATTTTTAAAAGTTTATATTATACTTAATAATCAAAAGAGAGCATACTACCTTAGGTTTGTTCCTAATTCCATGCAATATTCGAAGCCAATCACCACCACAAATTAAAGCTTCGACAGTAGATGAACTTAAAGAAGCTCGAAATGAATCGATAACTCTCCCTCCGACGTTAAAGGTTGACTCCGAAGCCACAGTAGATATTGGAATGGCAAGAACATCTGCTGCCATATGGGACAACACTCTATATTTTCCACAATTCAATTTCCACCATTCCAAGGCACAAAATGACATATGGTCGTTATCTTTAGGTTTGTAAGTTGGCTCATTCAAATACTCTTCAATTTCAGATTTTACAGCAGGAATTACTTGTTGTTCTTCGACATAATTCATTAACAATGACCACCCAGAGGATTTTTGTGACTCCAAAATAAGCCCATTTTGATCAACACCACTTCTACTAGATCCTTCTTCACTATGCTCACTAAGTATATCAGCATACTCTTTATACATATTATCAAGCGCGATACGCACATTTTCTATATTTTTTCTAGCTTCAACTTCCGGATAAATTAAGGGAAAACACATGTTAACACCCATCATTTTGATCCTAGGGTCCAAAATAGAAGCAAGCGACATAACAAGATTACATTGGCTCCAATATTTGTCAAATTTTCCCTTCATTGCTTTTTCCATTTCTTTCATAAAATCATATTCATCTTGGATAGCTTGATCTAAAACTAGTTTGATTCGAAATACCTCAGCGAGATATAAGTTAGCAGTTGGATATTCACTACCTGAAATAATATTTGTAACAACATTAAATACCTCTAGCAACTTGGAAACTTTTTCAACCTTTTCCCAATCATCATCATCTGGAAGAGTTGTATGGCTTGGTTCTCGATCTTGAAAATGAGGGAAGAGGAGGAACATGAACAAAACTAAGAATGTGTTTCTGCAAAAGCCAGTCAGCATCAATGAAATGGTCAGTTAACACCATGTATTCTATCTTTTGATTTTGTGACTTCCATAAATCAGTGGTCAAACAAATCTTATTTACTGTCCTTAAAGTAGACTTCAACTTTTTTCTTTCAGCTTCATAAATAGCGATACAATCATTCTTCAATGTCTTCTGACTAATTTTCTCATATGAAATATTAGAACACTTCATCATAAAATGAAAACCTTCTTCCTCAACAATACTAAATGCATGTTCATGCATCATAATCCAATGTGTGGTGGCTTCTCGTTGTCTTTCATGGTCATATTTACCTCCTGAATTCATTAGTAGTGGTCCAAAAAGCTTCTCATCAATCTTGCTTTTTGCTGGCTGAAAGTTTGATTTTTTTTGTTGTGCTACTAGCTTCTTGTAAACATGACATGTTTGTTTTAAATGCCTCATCAAATGACTGGTTGATCCACTAGCAACAACAGAATAATTGTTTTTACAGTGTATACATTGCCATTTTTTTCCATTCTTTAATTCCACTTTTTTGAAGTGATCCCAAACTAGAGAAGTTTTCTTCCTCTTGGACTTTTGAATAACAATGCCACTActctcaacattttcttcattcacAACTTCATTTACCGGTGTTGATTCATTTGTTAGTGGTTCTTCATTAGTATTTGCATTTAAATCAATGATAGGATTCAATACATTTAAACACTCTTCTCCATCTTTTGGTGGTGATTGTGAATCTCCCAATGATTCAAGTGAGGTACTGTATGACATATCTacaatagaaaaataaataaaaccaCAAGTTCcattaaaaaaatcattaaaattttTAAATAGAACATAATAAAAAAATTCTCATAACAGAGTTATATATTTAGTTCAAACCAAGAAAAATAGATTCAGAAAGAACATAtacaaaacaaagaaaataaataaaatcctcATAACAGAGTTATAGTTCATTATATACAGGAAGAACATATTCAACATATTCAGAACACAATAAAAAATGACAAAGCTACTAAAACAATCAGATGATGAGAATAATAATATTTATCTCTATTGAAAAAAATTGTTGAATCTGGAAGAAAGAGTTAAagttttttttcttcaaaatagAGAACAAAGACTGAAAATACGTAATATGAAGGAGGAAGGAAGTTCTCTAAAACCTAAAATCTAAAAAGAAATACTAAAGGTTTTGCTTTTGGAAAATGCAATACTAATAAATGGGTATATTTAAAATCTTAAAAAtagttaataataataataaagtcAAAAATAATATAAAAGAATACAAATTAAATCATATAAATGGTACAATATTTAAAAAACGTTATTTTTAAAGTGGtagtttaaaaaacaaatttagaaGTAGTTTAAAATGACACTTTAAAATTAAAAGTCACGGTgcattatgtttttttttttgagttaGAAGTATTTTACTTTGCATAAAAAAATGTCACAAgtgttttttaaaatatttaatttgataaGTTAAAAGGTTAAAATCTATacattatttttttaaatgatactattgagatatatgatttaaaaatatatatatatatatatatatatatatatatatatatatatattatatatatatatatatatatatatatatatatataatatatatatatatatatatatatatatatatatatatatatatatatatatatatatataaccgaGTCGACTCATGAAGCTAACGAGTCGAACTATACATAGCTCAAGTTCAGCTCATTTATTTTACGAACTTAGTTTTAAGCTCAAGTTCGACTcatttggttcatgaaccaaGTCTAACGAATTAATTATCGAATCGAGTCTCGAACTATTTTCGAGTTGGTTTGATTCATTTCCAGCCCTATTAATGGATTAACCTAAGCTTCAATTTACTActttatttattaaaaaaaaaattatatgtgATATCTTGTGGAAAGATTTTAATTTTGTAATTTCAAGATGTTGTATTTAAATTTACTAAAAGTGATTGTAAAATGTCGTGCAActttaattattaaaatataattattttttcagattttactttttaaattaattgaataataaatatatttaatCTATATAATAGAGAAAATATATTGattatttattaaatttaaataataattttctTCTAATAAATAAGATCATATAAGATTTTTTAAAACATTATAAAAGTATCAGATGTCTTGTGAAGAAAAAATGATGGCACAAGTTGAAACAGAAGATTTCACTTAAAATATAATCACAATCAAACTATAAAATATAAATATCAAGAATGAAATACGCTAATAACAACTTGCCTTTATAGTCTCAAGTGATAGAGTTTAAATTTTATATTACACATTTTGCAAAATATTAATTATCGTTGAATCatattaataatattttaaataagtAGAGTAGTTCAATTGatatatttattaaaatatttataataattttcACTTTCCAAACTTTCgtatttattaaatatttattaatttttttttattttatgatgaaatattttatattaatttttatcCGAGTCATGCATCTAAGTCATTTGAGTAATTTGCATTTGTCTAAGTCAAAGGTCAATCAAATTGACTAAAAGTCAAAGGGAGAGTATCTTGACTTTTctccatttatttatttaattaattttttctTATTGATACATTTATTTTCATTTTACccattattatttatttatttatttttattttattattcatttatttttattacttttaggttgattatttttatttatatcattatttttaatattattattatttttgtgtaTTGTCTGAACCGTGAAACCACAAACATCCAAAAATATCCGAACATATCAAAATTAGATCAAAGGGATCAATTTCCAAATCAAATTTATTCAATCACATATTAAATTACAAAGGGATTGCTATGTGTTTCTTGTTATGTGTTTTTTTTAGTGGATTTAGGTTATGTTTGGGGGGATTTTGAGTAGGTTTATGCTTTTGGTTGGAGGTAGAAAATGAACATTCACTGTGTTCATATGAACACGGTGAAGATCTATGGTGGTTCAGGGTGGCTCATGGTGGTTTAGGGATGGAGTTTGTCTCTCTAGGTTTGGTGTTCATCGTGTTGATATGAACACGATGAATGTTGGTTCCTACGGTGACCCTAGGTTTTGTTACGGTGGATAGAGTTTTTTTGATGGTGGTTGAAGGTTAGAGAGAAGGGAGAAAGTTTAAAGAAGCGGGGGAgagaggaagagaagaaagagaAAGGGAAGTGTGAAATAACAGAGTCTCAACGTGAGACTCCTTTAATTACCCCCATCATAGCTCACTTGATGAAGTCATGTGGTTTCATCTTAGCTCTTAGATGACTCCCTCAGTGTGATCCTACGTACGCATCCTCACCCAAACACTTTACTCTTAATCTTTGATCAAGGTCCAACTcttgtttttttaattgaatcAAGGTCATTTGATCAGTCATATGACCACGTCTAAttcttttattttcttgttttagcTTTTGGGACCCTGAATTCCTTTTAATTAAAACCCCATGCAACCCTATTTGCACCACCCTTCagattttatttgttttttttttattttcatctgtttttttttattacaAAATACCAAATATAAAACTTAATCAATTATAATGAATgtaattaatcaatttaaaaatattttataagTAAATTTGGATTAAAAAGAGAGCGGGTGAATGTATATTTATTTGTTTCTCGAGTATCGGAGGCTTAGTGTATACTTTACTAGAACTGATTACTCGTCATCCACCTAAAATCAATCTCAACTCATCAAATTAACTTTTTACCCTTGtgaaatgaaaataaaaaatttcataaaaGAATAGTGTTTTATTCGTTCAGACGCAAAATACAAACATACGCTTCAGCCTCCATATTGTGAGCATACAAGCAAATGTTTAACCGTTCAAATACAACCTAAACATTATTCTCTAAAAACAACCAACACACAAATACTTTATACTAAATAACTACATAGCTCTGAGGTTCTCATCGCATTTGAAAATACGTAGGAGTAAGATTCAACATCTTGTTAACCACctaataaaaaatttattttcctcattttatttcttttttgtATATGTCTTTTTAATAAGCAGAAGAACTTCAAACACTTTTAAGTTAAACACTTTCACAAAAATAATGAGAAGGTTCTAGTTGAGTACAACAAATGTgtagggtgctaatacctttctctcgtataaccgacttccgaactagaatttggttgcgatgaccatattTCATTATTTAAAGATTTTATCGATGTTTACCTTTAAAAAAATTAACTTCGAAAACAACTCTATTAATTTTGAGCATTCA containing:
- the LOC127078513 gene encoding protein PSY1 isoform X2; translated protein: MVFIMRLSLLGLLLIYAAQCSARNTPKDIQNVEFEIEDYGKPEPNPRHDPHPPPSRPPLDTQNIEFEIDDYDKPEPNPRHDPQLPPFGPPPVKSKMQ